Proteins encoded by one window of Muntiacus reevesi chromosome 6, mMunRee1.1, whole genome shotgun sequence:
- the CYP51A1 gene encoding lanosterol 14-alpha demethylase, producing MVMLDLLQAGGSVLEQAMEQVTGGNLPSMLLIACAFTLSLVYLLRLAVGHLAPPLPAGAKSPPYIFSPIPFLGHAIAFGKSPIEFLEDAYEKYGPVFSFTMVGKTFTYLLGSDAAALLFNSKNEDLNAEDVYSRLTTPVFGKGVAYDVPNTVFLEQKKMLKSGLNIAHFRQHVSIIEKETKEYFESWGESGEKNLFEALSELIILTASHCLHGKEIRSQLNEKVAQLYADLDGGFSHAAWLLPGWLPLPSFRRRDRAHREIKNIFYKAIQKRRESGEKIDDILQTLLESTYKDGRPLTDDEVAGMLIGLLLAGQHTSSTTSAWMGFFLARDKTLQEKCFLEQKTVCGENLPPLTYDQLKDLNLLDRCIKETLRLRPPIMTMMRLAKTPLTVAGYTIPPGHQVCVSPTVNQRLKDSWVERLDFNPDRYLEDTPASGEKFAYVPFGAGRHRCIGENFAYVQIKTIWSTMLRLYEFDLIDGYFPTVNYTTMIHTPENPVIRYKRRSK from the exons ATGGTGATGCTGGACTTACTGCAGGCGGGCGGGTCAGTGCTGGAGCAGGCTATGGAGCAAGTAACGGGCGGCAACCTCCCATCCATGCTGCTCATCGCCTGCGCCTTCACTCTCAGTCTGGTCTACCTGCTCCGCCTCGCGGTTGGCCACCTGGCCCCACCACTGCCGGCTGGGGCG aaAAGTCCACCATACATTTTCTCTCCAATTCCATTCCTTGGGCATGCTATAGCATTTGGGAAAAGTCCAATTGAATTCCTAGAAGATGCATATGAGAAG TATGGACCTGTATTTAGTTTTACCATGGTGGGCAAGACGTTTACCTACCTGCTGGGGAGTGACGCTGCCGCACTGCTTTTTAATAGTAAAAACGAAGACTTGAATGCCGAGGATGTCTACAGCCGTCTGACAACACCTGTGTTTGGGAAGGGAGTTGCCTATGATGTGCCTAATACA GTTTTTTTGGAGCAGAAGAAAATGTTGAAAAGTGGTCTTAACATAGCCCACTTTAGACAGCATGTTtctataattgaaaaagaaacaaaagaatactttgaaagttggggagaaagtggagaaaaaa ATTTGTTTGAAGCTCTTTCTGAGCTCATAATTTTAACAGCCAGCCATTGTTTACATGGAAAGGAAATCAGAAGTCAACTCAACGAGAAGGTGGCACAACTGTATGCGGATTTGGATGGAGGTTTTAGCCACGCAGCCTGGCTTTTGCCAGGCTGGCTCCCTCTGCCTAGTTTCAG ACGCAGGGACAGAGCTCATCGGGAGATCAAGAATATTTTCTACAAGGCGATCCAGAAACGCAGAGAGTCAGGAGAAAAAATTGATGACATTCTCCAAACTTTATTAGAGTCTACTTACAA GGATGGGCGTCCTCTGACGGATGATGAAGTAGCAGGCATGCTTATTGGACTGCTCTTGGCAGGGCAGCATACTTCCTCAACTACCAGTGCCTGGATGGGCTTCTTTCTGGCCAGAGACAAAACACTGCAAGAAAAATGTTTCTTAGAACAGAAAACAGTCTGTGGCGAAAATCTGCCTCCTCTGACTTATGACCAG ctcAAGGATCTCAATTTACTTGATCGCTGTATAAAAGAAACATTAAGACTTCGGCCTCCTATAATGACCATGATGAGACTGGCCAAAACTCCTCTG ACTGTGGCAGGGTACACCATTCCTCCAGGACATCAGGTGTGCGTTTCTCCTACTGTCAATCAGAGACTCAAAGACTCATGGGTAGAGCGTCTGGACTTTAATCCTGATCGCTACTTAGAGGACACTCCAGCATCAGGAGAGAAGTTTGCCTATGTCCCATTTGGAGCTG ggcGTCATCGTTGCATTGGGGAGAATTTTGCCTATGTTCAAATCAAGACAATTTGGTCCACTATGCTTCGTTTATATGAATTTGATCTCATTGATGGGTATTTTCCCACTGTGAATTATACAACTATGATTCACACCCCTGAAAACCCAGTTATCCGATACAAACGAAGATCAAAATGA